A single region of the Armatimonadota bacterium genome encodes:
- the lgt gene encoding prolipoprotein diacylglyceryl transferase has protein sequence MHPVLFHIGPLEVRSYGVMIVLGFALAVWWSMHVAPRYRIDAEQILDFVLWTALAGVIGARVAYVALDWSSFAKEPWRVLAFWEGGLSFHGAFLGGGLAVAFLARRRGIPFLQLADVLAPGVALAYAIGRIGCFLGGCCYGVPTDLPWACSFQDPFRSHVHTPPSHPTQIYASLSNLLIFALLARMQKPPHPAGKVFWAYIALYGVYRFIVEFWRVGATSTVLALGLSDAQWVSILMVLLGGTGWVRAKFSEKVSRMS, from the coding sequence ATGCATCCTGTCCTTTTTCACATCGGACCCTTAGAGGTGCGTTCCTATGGCGTGATGATTGTGCTCGGTTTCGCGCTGGCGGTATGGTGGTCGATGCACGTGGCGCCGCGTTACCGGATAGATGCCGAGCAGATTCTGGATTTCGTGCTGTGGACCGCGCTGGCGGGTGTGATTGGAGCCAGAGTTGCATACGTGGCGCTGGATTGGAGCAGCTTTGCGAAGGAGCCCTGGCGCGTGCTTGCCTTCTGGGAGGGCGGTCTCTCGTTCCATGGCGCGTTTCTCGGAGGGGGGCTGGCGGTAGCCTTTCTGGCACGGCGGAGGGGCATTCCCTTCCTGCAGCTGGCGGACGTGCTGGCTCCGGGTGTTGCGCTCGCCTATGCAATAGGGCGTATCGGCTGTTTTCTGGGGGGCTGCTGTTACGGCGTACCCACCGACCTGCCCTGGGCGTGTTCCTTTCAAGACCCGTTCCGCTCGCACGTGCACACTCCACCCAGCCATCCCACGCAGATTTACGCCTCGCTCTCCAATCTGCTCATCTTCGCCCTGCTGGCGCGGATGCAAAAGCCACCTCATCCTGCGGGTAAGGTGTTCTGGGCATATATCGCCCTGTACGGCGTATACCGCTTCATTGTGGAGTTTTGGCGCGTGGGGGCAACCTCTACGGTACTGGCGTTGGGTCTTTCCGATGCGCAGTGGGTGAGCATCCTGATGGTGCTGCTTGGCGGCACGGGATGGGTGAGGGCGAAATTTTCGGAAAAGGTTTCGCGAATGTCTTGA
- a CDS encoding cytochrome c-552 translates to MVHRKMMLLSSAMLMAIAWAVTANVQPETTQPAADKAQEQCADCHEEVVKVLQQHAHAGLSCSQCHPNALAHQNADDPSEVLPVVDFRSETCGSCHKFQYETYFTSEPGTAGEFGGTPAEPKEHPKTKDFPLYNKIVAGHGFTKEYNEDRSHRYILRDHIDIQRGKNLACLNCKSTQVAYYWGKEWKGLELTTDGDVVAKWQEAIQRIPKEMQDYGTSCAHCHNPHTAQLQIINKALLNAIERRGVNPYWKERNVNSFARADKQQKEILVCAQCHVEYVCGPGADKKVRFEFSWRKARDLHDYYMQRHKYQQDWVHEIIGEPLIKSQHPETETFWESKYERAGASCVTCHMPKVNVNGRWLTSHWLVSPLRYIDKYVKGEKLGAYPCGACHTVSPQNLREQVLRVQRHVNEAQKRVQQALSDSIDAIAAAKQAKAGGKSVDEEVLKKAVLLHQQAHVRWENLVVSENSMGFHNPEEVMKELNEAVDYARQAQMLATQAVK, encoded by the coding sequence ATGGTTCACCGTAAGATGATGCTGCTCTCGTCGGCGATGCTGATGGCAATCGCCTGGGCGGTGACGGCAAATGTGCAACCGGAAACCACCCAGCCTGCTGCAGACAAGGCGCAGGAACAATGCGCCGACTGTCACGAGGAAGTGGTCAAAGTGCTTCAGCAACATGCGCACGCGGGCTTGAGCTGCTCGCAGTGCCACCCCAACGCGCTGGCTCACCAGAACGCAGACGACCCTTCTGAAGTGCTTCCGGTGGTGGATTTCCGTTCCGAAACCTGCGGCTCGTGCCACAAGTTCCAGTACGAGACTTACTTCACCAGTGAACCCGGCACCGCAGGCGAGTTCGGTGGCACACCTGCCGAGCCCAAAGAGCATCCGAAAACGAAGGACTTCCCTTTGTATAACAAGATCGTCGCAGGACACGGCTTCACCAAAGAGTACAACGAAGACCGGTCGCATCGCTACATCCTGCGTGACCACATCGACATCCAGCGTGGTAAGAACCTTGCCTGCCTGAACTGCAAGTCCACGCAGGTCGCCTACTACTGGGGCAAGGAGTGGAAAGGGCTAGAGCTCACCACAGACGGCGACGTGGTCGCCAAGTGGCAGGAAGCCATCCAGCGTATCCCCAAGGAGATGCAGGACTACGGCACCTCCTGCGCGCACTGCCATAATCCGCACACGGCACAGCTGCAAATCATCAATAAGGCTCTCCTCAACGCCATTGAACGACGCGGCGTGAACCCCTACTGGAAAGAGCGCAACGTCAATAGCTTCGCCAGGGCGGACAAGCAGCAAAAGGAGATCCTGGTGTGCGCCCAGTGTCACGTAGAGTACGTGTGCGGACCCGGCGCGGACAAGAAGGTACGCTTCGAGTTCAGCTGGCGCAAGGCGCGAGACCTGCACGACTACTACATGCAGCGCCACAAATACCAGCAGGACTGGGTGCACGAAATCATTGGGGAACCGCTCATCAAGAGCCAGCACCCCGAGACCGAAACTTTCTGGGAGAGCAAGTATGAGCGGGCAGGCGCATCGTGCGTCACCTGCCACATGCCGAAGGTGAACGTGAACGGACGATGGCTCACCTCACACTGGCTGGTATCGCCTCTGCGTTACATCGATAAATACGTGAAGGGCGAAAAGCTGGGCGCTTATCCCTGTGGAGCCTGCCACACTGTTTCTCCTCAAAACCTGCGGGAACAGGTGTTGCGCGTGCAGCGCCATGTGAACGAGGCGCAGAAGCGCGTGCAACAAGCACTGAGCGACAGCATCGACGCCATCGCCGCCGCAAAACAGGCGAAAGCAGGCGGTAAAAGCGTGGACGAAGAAGTGCTCAAAAAGGCGGTGCTGCTACACCAGCAGGCGCATGTGCGCTGGGAGAATCTGGTGGTCTCCGAAAACAGCATGGGCTTCCACAATCCCGAAGAGGTGATGAAGGAGCTCAACGAGGCAGTAGACTACGCCCGCCAGGCACAGATGCTGGCAACGCAGGCAGTGAAATAA
- the ilvD gene encoding dihydroxy-acid dehydratase has protein sequence MRSDMIKKGFERAPHRSLLKATGVRDEDMDKPFIAVCNSFVEIVPGHVHLNKVGEIVKQAVREAGGVPFEFNTIGVDDGIAMGHTGMKYSLPSRELIADSVETMVRAHCFDGMICIPNCDKIVPGMLMAAMRLNIPTVFVSGGPMAAGKTPDGRVVDLISVFEGVGAYKAGKIDDRQLKVLEDFGCPTCGSCSGMFTANSMNCLCEALGMALPGNGTILAGTKDNLNPARVELFRRAAFALMELVRRDIKPRDIVTRESIDNAFVLDMAMGGSTNTLLHTLAIAHEAGVDYDLNRINEISKRTPNICKVAPSSHYHIEDVDRAGGISAILKELTRVEGLLHLDCLTVTGKTLGENIADARILDPECIRPIEKAYSQSGGLTVLFGNLAPEGAVVKTAGVDPKMLVFEGPAVIFESQEEACEGILNGKVKPGDVVVIRYEGPKGGPGMQEMLAPTSYIMGQGLGDKVALITDGRFSGGTRGACIGHVSPEAAEGGPIGLLQPGDIISIHIPEGRLEVKLSEEELNRRRQAWKPLKREIPEGWLRRYAAMATSASTGAVLRMP, from the coding sequence ATGCGCAGTGACATGATCAAAAAAGGCTTCGAGCGTGCGCCTCATCGCTCATTGTTGAAGGCGACGGGCGTGCGGGACGAGGATATGGACAAGCCCTTTATCGCCGTATGTAACTCCTTCGTGGAGATTGTTCCCGGACATGTGCACCTGAATAAGGTAGGCGAAATCGTCAAGCAGGCAGTCCGCGAGGCAGGAGGTGTGCCCTTCGAGTTCAACACCATCGGTGTGGACGACGGAATCGCGATGGGACATACGGGCATGAAGTACTCTCTGCCCAGCCGCGAGCTGATTGCCGACTCGGTGGAGACGATGGTACGGGCACACTGCTTTGACGGCATGATTTGTATTCCCAACTGCGACAAGATTGTGCCCGGCATGTTGATGGCGGCGATGCGCCTGAATATCCCCACCGTATTCGTCTCCGGCGGGCCGATGGCGGCGGGCAAGACGCCTGACGGCAGGGTGGTAGACCTCATCTCCGTTTTCGAGGGCGTCGGGGCATATAAGGCGGGAAAGATCGACGACCGCCAGCTGAAGGTGCTGGAGGATTTCGGGTGTCCGACCTGCGGTTCGTGCTCAGGCATGTTCACCGCCAACTCGATGAACTGCCTGTGCGAGGCGCTGGGCATGGCGTTGCCCGGCAACGGAACCATTCTGGCGGGCACAAAGGACAACCTCAACCCTGCGCGGGTGGAACTGTTCCGTCGGGCGGCGTTCGCGCTGATGGAACTGGTCCGGCGCGACATCAAACCGCGCGACATCGTGACGCGCGAGAGCATCGACAACGCCTTCGTGCTGGACATGGCGATGGGTGGTTCCACCAACACGCTGCTGCACACGCTGGCTATCGCGCACGAGGCTGGCGTCGATTACGACCTGAACCGCATCAACGAGATTTCGAAACGCACGCCCAATATTTGCAAGGTCGCGCCCAGCAGCCACTACCACATCGAAGACGTGGACAGGGCAGGGGGCATTAGCGCGATCCTGAAGGAGCTGACGCGCGTGGAAGGGCTACTGCATCTGGATTGCCTGACGGTGACGGGTAAGACGCTGGGTGAGAACATCGCCGACGCGCGTATTCTGGACCCTGAGTGCATCCGCCCCATTGAGAAGGCGTATTCGCAGAGCGGTGGGCTGACGGTACTGTTCGGCAACCTCGCCCCCGAAGGAGCGGTGGTGAAGACCGCCGGTGTAGACCCGAAGATGCTGGTGTTCGAGGGACCTGCCGTCATCTTTGAAAGCCAGGAGGAGGCGTGCGAGGGCATTCTGAACGGCAAGGTGAAGCCCGGCGACGTGGTGGTGATTCGTTACGAGGGTCCCAAAGGCGGACCCGGCATGCAGGAGATGCTTGCGCCCACCAGTTACATCATGGGGCAGGGCTTAGGCGACAAGGTGGCGTTGATTACCGACGGGCGTTTCTCCGGCGGCACGCGGGGGGCATGTATCGGGCACGTCTCGCCGGAGGCAGCGGAAGGCGGTCCCATCGGCTTACTGCAGCCGGGTGACATCATCTCCATCCACATTCCCGAGGGGCGTCTGGAGGTGAAACTGAGCGAGGAGGAGCTCAACCGTCGCCGACAGGCATGGAAGCCATTGAAACGCGAGATTCCCGAAGGCTGGCTGCGTCGCTACGCTGCGATGGCGACCAGTGCCAGCACGGGTGCGGTGTTGAGGATGCCCTGA
- a CDS encoding fatty acid desaturase — translation MQTSPNHLKQLGMQLKPYTRPIVWRSILQVFNTFFPFFLLFYLSYRVAEHHWAWSIPLNILAGLFLVRIFILQHDAGHGSFFPKRAANTALGFVCSILTMVPYAAWQYTHAIHHSTSSNLDKRGVGDVYTMTLQEYLQATRWQRLRYRIFRNPLVLYLIGPFVVFMLGYRIPMGISRRKPALFRSVMYTNLGIALYLTAIVWLFGWKALWQVYLPIQYVASAVGLFLFYVQHQFEDTYWERDPRWEFLRAGLEGASYLRLPRVLQWLTGNIGFHHIHHLAPRIPNYLLEKAYREIPALQMAPTLSLKDAILIAFADLHLYDEERKHLVGFRDAARLLRQRKAESALKPQMDRS, via the coding sequence ATGCAAACGAGTCCGAACCACCTCAAGCAGCTGGGGATGCAGTTAAAACCCTATACCCGACCGATTGTGTGGCGCAGTATCCTGCAGGTATTCAACACCTTTTTCCCCTTCTTCTTACTGTTCTACCTTTCGTATCGCGTTGCAGAACACCACTGGGCGTGGAGCATTCCACTCAACATTCTGGCGGGACTGTTTCTGGTGCGCATCTTCATCTTGCAGCATGACGCCGGACACGGCTCTTTCTTCCCCAAACGCGCCGCCAACACCGCCCTGGGCTTCGTCTGCAGTATCCTGACGATGGTGCCCTATGCCGCATGGCAATATACGCACGCCATTCACCACTCTACCAGCAGCAATTTAGATAAGCGCGGCGTGGGCGACGTCTATACCATGACCCTGCAAGAGTACCTGCAGGCAACCCGCTGGCAAAGGTTGCGCTACCGCATCTTCCGCAACCCGCTGGTGCTGTATCTGATAGGACCCTTCGTGGTGTTCATGCTGGGCTATCGGATACCGATGGGCATCTCTCGACGAAAGCCCGCGCTGTTCCGTAGCGTGATGTACACGAACCTGGGCATCGCGCTGTATCTCACCGCCATCGTCTGGCTGTTCGGATGGAAAGCCCTGTGGCAGGTATATCTGCCCATCCAGTATGTAGCAAGTGCAGTGGGGCTATTCCTCTTCTACGTGCAGCACCAGTTTGAGGATACCTACTGGGAGCGTGACCCGCGCTGGGAGTTCCTGCGGGCGGGGCTAGAGGGTGCCTCCTACCTGCGCCTTCCGCGCGTGCTACAGTGGCTGACGGGCAACATCGGTTTTCACCATATCCATCACCTTGCACCACGCATCCCGAACTACCTGCTGGAAAAGGCTTACCGCGAGATCCCTGCCCTGCAGATGGCGCCCACCCTCAGCCTGAAGGACGCCATTCTGATTGCCTTCGCTGACCTGCACCTTTACGACGAGGAGCGCAAGCATCTGGTGGGGTTCCGCGATGCGGCTCGCCTGTTGCGTCAGCGAAAAGCCGAATCCGCGCTGAAACCTCAGATGGACAGGTCGTAA
- a CDS encoding phosphoglucomutase, protein MSVLIKFGTDGWRAVMAREFTFDNVAIVAQAIANYVKARNGWERGVVIGYDARLLSDLFADLIADVLTANGIPALVTDRDTPTPVTVYTIRARGLAGAVMLTASHNPPQYNGIKFIPETCHPALPETTDAIEEQIAYCLQHPESVKRNGDPALKGKIDPRPDYFAHLHQLLDTRALAGLKVVFDPLYATGRGYVDDFLREIGAQVETIKGERNPAFGGSLPDPNPQNLQLLGERVRATGAHLGLATDGDADRFGVVDSDGEMMTANQVIVLTLWYLLRKMQPERGHAVRTVATTHQIDALARSYGNITVHETPVGFKWVGSTMARTGALVGGEESGGLSIIGHIPEKDGILADLLMAEMVAREGLTLKQALAQVAQQTGEYHTQRIDLHVDESVKSELMRRFREQPPASLNGLRVVGTNPMDGVKLLLEEEAWVLVRPSGTEPLIRCYIEAHDGQTLEGLKEAMQKLVGAG, encoded by the coding sequence GTGAGCGTTCTTATCAAATTCGGCACCGATGGCTGGCGCGCTGTGATGGCGCGCGAGTTCACCTTTGACAATGTGGCTATCGTGGCGCAAGCAATCGCCAACTACGTGAAAGCGCGCAACGGTTGGGAGCGTGGAGTGGTTATCGGCTATGATGCGCGCCTGCTCTCTGACCTCTTCGCCGACCTGATTGCCGATGTGCTGACCGCCAACGGCATCCCCGCGCTGGTCACCGACCGCGATACTCCCACGCCCGTCACCGTGTACACCATCCGGGCAAGAGGGCTTGCCGGTGCGGTCATGCTGACCGCCTCGCACAACCCACCCCAGTATAACGGCATCAAGTTCATCCCCGAAACCTGCCATCCCGCCTTGCCGGAAACAACCGATGCCATCGAGGAGCAAATCGCCTACTGCCTGCAGCATCCTGAGTCGGTGAAACGCAACGGGGACCCCGCCTTGAAAGGGAAGATAGACCCTCGTCCCGACTACTTTGCCCATCTGCATCAACTGCTGGACACCCGCGCGCTGGCGGGATTGAAGGTGGTGTTTGACCCACTCTACGCGACAGGGCGAGGCTATGTGGACGATTTCCTGCGCGAAATAGGTGCGCAGGTGGAAACGATTAAAGGCGAGCGCAATCCTGCTTTCGGTGGCTCGCTGCCCGACCCGAACCCGCAGAACCTGCAGCTGCTTGGTGAACGGGTACGGGCGACCGGGGCGCACCTCGGTCTGGCTACCGATGGCGACGCTGATCGCTTCGGCGTGGTGGACTCGGACGGCGAGATGATGACCGCCAATCAGGTGATTGTGCTCACGCTGTGGTACTTGTTGCGCAAGATGCAGCCTGAACGCGGGCACGCGGTACGCACGGTGGCGACCACTCACCAGATAGACGCCCTCGCTCGCAGTTACGGCAACATCACGGTGCACGAAACACCTGTCGGTTTCAAATGGGTGGGCAGTACCATGGCGCGAACAGGCGCGCTGGTCGGCGGTGAGGAGAGCGGTGGACTAAGCATCATCGGGCATATCCCTGAAAAGGACGGCATCCTCGCCGACCTGCTGATGGCGGAGATGGTAGCAAGGGAGGGGTTGACCCTGAAGCAGGCGCTGGCACAGGTGGCGCAGCAGACGGGAGAGTACCACACACAACGCATCGACCTGCATGTGGACGAATCGGTAAAAAGCGAACTGATGCGCCGCTTCCGTGAGCAGCCTCCTGCCAGCTTGAACGGACTGCGCGTGGTGGGCACGAACCCCATGGACGGCGTGAAACTGCTGCTGGAGGAAGAGGCGTGGGTGCTGGTACGTCCGTCAGGTACAGAGCCGTTGATACGGTGCTACATCGAGGCGCACGATGGGCAGACGCTGGAGGGGCTGAAAGAGGCGATGCAGAAGCTGGTGGGAGCGGGGTAG
- a CDS encoding glycosyl transferase: protein MPDPNRILIVTKSRYLGDTIVAVPAMRALATRYPQARVTLLSNPAAEELLRGCPYVHEYLARPVAARRRVDLEMWRVLRRKNYDLAVLFNRSLSSAVLAFMARIPQRVGFDTEGRGFLLTRRVPYEPPKHEILHLLDVAEACDAPAQGTHMELWVTPEEREAIRDRLTKEGIDLGVPILLVQPGSNDAYVKRWRTEGFIWVAQQLQKECGFQVILLGANNEQDVAEQVAASFKDGALNMVGRTSLREALALLAEVDLLIGNDTGMMHAAVAFGTPTVAIFAPHKFQRWAHDHGCHRALTVPLPEGVRPTQELIHQHLYAVKEEDVLQAAHEVLQVKPPRSGRGVSEGYTPS from the coding sequence ATGCCTGATCCCAACCGTATCTTGATAGTCACCAAGTCCCGCTATCTGGGGGATACCATTGTGGCGGTTCCTGCGATGCGTGCGCTGGCGACACGCTATCCGCAAGCACGCGTGACGTTGCTCTCGAACCCCGCGGCTGAAGAGCTGCTGCGCGGTTGTCCGTATGTGCACGAATATCTGGCACGCCCGGTTGCAGCCCGTCGCAGGGTGGACCTGGAGATGTGGCGTGTGCTGCGTCGGAAGAATTACGACCTGGCGGTGCTGTTCAACCGTTCGCTCAGCAGCGCGGTGCTGGCGTTTATGGCACGGATACCGCAGCGCGTGGGCTTTGACACCGAAGGCAGAGGCTTTCTGCTCACCAGGAGAGTGCCGTACGAACCACCCAAGCACGAGATTCTGCACCTGCTGGACGTGGCGGAGGCATGCGACGCGCCGGCACAGGGCACGCACATGGAACTGTGGGTGACCCCTGAGGAGCGTGAGGCGATTCGCGACCGCCTGACGAAGGAAGGAATAGACCTCGGCGTGCCGATACTGTTAGTACAGCCCGGATCGAACGATGCATACGTCAAACGCTGGCGCACGGAAGGGTTTATCTGGGTGGCACAACAGCTGCAGAAAGAGTGCGGTTTTCAGGTCATCCTGCTGGGGGCGAATAACGAGCAGGATGTGGCGGAACAGGTGGCGGCATCATTCAAAGACGGCGCGCTGAACATGGTGGGGCGTACCAGCTTGCGCGAGGCGCTGGCATTGCTGGCGGAGGTGGACCTGCTTATCGGCAATGACACGGGTATGATGCACGCGGCGGTGGCTTTCGGCACGCCTACGGTGGCGATATTCGCCCCGCACAAGTTCCAGCGCTGGGCACACGACCACGGCTGCCACCGCGCACTGACCGTACCGTTGCCGGAGGGGGTACGCCCCACGCAGGAACTCATACACCAGCACCTGTATGCGGTGAAAGAAGAGGATGTGCTGCAAGCGGCGCACGAGGTGCTGCAGGTGAAACCACCGCGTTCCGGGCGTGGGGTATCGGAAGGGTACACTCCGTCGTGA
- the rfaF gene encoding lipopolysaccharide heptosyltransferase I — MRQAPRVDMQRIQRVAIVKLSSIGDVVHALPVSAALKRSFPHLQITWITEERCAEMVTGNPYLHEVITIPGKAWRHGAWHPRTWQEVRRLVGTLRSRRFQLTIDLQGLLKSAVVAWLTGAPVRIGYHWQREGAWLFNRVVPKQPTSVHVVQEYLDVARYLGAQTEPVEFPLFIPPETDEKVCHLLEEEGISPPEGFVSINPSAGQPFKRWRTERWAEVITRIDRQYQIPVVLVGGSADRPLADDIRSRTSVPFADMVGRTNLKELAAILRRSLVHLCGDTGSAHISVAQGKPVIGLYGPTNHLRTSPYGQEHRLITHQHECPICQSHPRRKHSDCMDRITVSEVMHMLERTLLEVTTHA, encoded by the coding sequence ATGCGACAAGCGCCGCGCGTTGATATGCAGCGTATCCAGCGGGTCGCTATTGTGAAGCTCAGCTCCATCGGCGATGTGGTGCACGCTTTGCCCGTCTCCGCTGCCCTCAAGCGCAGTTTTCCCCACCTGCAAATCACCTGGATTACCGAAGAGCGTTGTGCGGAGATGGTCACCGGCAACCCCTACCTGCACGAGGTGATCACCATACCCGGCAAAGCGTGGCGCCATGGCGCCTGGCACCCGCGCACGTGGCAGGAAGTGCGCCGTTTAGTCGGTACCCTGCGCTCTCGCCGCTTCCAGCTGACAATAGACCTGCAGGGGTTGCTCAAAAGCGCGGTGGTCGCGTGGTTGACCGGTGCGCCTGTCCGCATCGGTTACCACTGGCAGCGCGAGGGGGCGTGGCTGTTCAACCGGGTGGTGCCCAAGCAACCGACCAGCGTACACGTGGTTCAGGAATATCTGGATGTAGCACGCTATTTAGGCGCGCAGACGGAGCCGGTGGAGTTTCCGCTGTTCATCCCACCGGAGACGGACGAGAAGGTTTGTCACCTGCTGGAAGAGGAAGGCATTTCCCCACCAGAAGGCTTCGTTTCCATCAACCCGTCCGCTGGCCAGCCGTTCAAACGCTGGCGCACCGAGCGGTGGGCGGAAGTCATCACACGAATTGACCGCCAATATCAGATTCCGGTGGTGCTGGTAGGGGGTTCAGCGGACCGCCCGCTGGCAGACGACATCCGCTCCCGAACGTCGGTGCCCTTCGCGGACATGGTGGGCAGGACCAATCTGAAGGAGCTCGCCGCCATCCTGCGCAGAAGCCTCGTGCACCTCTGCGGGGATACCGGCTCCGCCCATATCTCTGTCGCGCAGGGCAAACCGGTCATCGGACTGTACGGTCCCACCAACCATCTGCGTACCTCGCCCTACGGGCAGGAGCACCGACTGATTACGCATCAGCACGAGTGTCCAATATGCCAGAGCCACCCGCGTCGTAAGCACTCTGACTGTATGGACAGGATTACCGTTTCGGAAGTGATGCACATGCTGGAACGCACTCTGCTGGAGGTAACGACCCATGCCTGA
- a CDS encoding lipid A biosynthesis acyltransferase, with translation MLKRVSGFAGRIALLALHSLAKRTPLPVLYRIGERLGRLAYRLSRRYRTVAERNLQMAYGESLSEEECRRLAEQVFIHFAKSLMEFLVGDGLSPDDLRRMVTLVGEEHLHWCVQQGKGTLIITAHYGNWEIAARYLAQCKGYILNVVARDADDSVTTVLVNQLRERGGYRVIPRGQAARPVLQALKRNELVALLPDQNAGDVFVHFFGRLAGTVAGPALLALRSGAPLLPVFCTRQPDNTYLFEMLPPLVVQPSEDKERDVTETMARITALIEQQVRKHPSQWLWLHNRWKTRPPEEVYATSAAR, from the coding sequence GTGCTCAAGCGCGTCAGTGGCTTTGCCGGACGCATCGCGCTGCTGGCACTACACTCTCTGGCAAAGCGCACGCCGCTACCTGTGCTGTACAGGATAGGTGAGCGATTAGGGCGGCTGGCTTATCGGCTGTCGCGCCGGTACCGCACTGTCGCCGAGCGGAACCTGCAGATGGCATACGGAGAGTCCTTGTCTGAAGAGGAATGCCGTCGGTTAGCCGAACAGGTATTTATCCATTTTGCCAAATCCTTGATGGAGTTTCTGGTGGGGGATGGTTTGTCACCGGACGATCTGCGTCGGATGGTGACCCTGGTAGGCGAGGAACACCTGCACTGGTGCGTTCAGCAGGGCAAAGGTACGCTCATCATCACTGCGCATTACGGCAACTGGGAAATCGCCGCGCGATACCTCGCACAATGCAAGGGATATATCTTGAACGTGGTAGCACGCGACGCCGACGATTCGGTGACTACAGTGCTGGTCAACCAGCTTCGCGAGCGCGGGGGCTATCGGGTCATACCGAGAGGGCAGGCGGCTCGCCCGGTACTGCAGGCATTGAAGCGCAACGAGCTGGTGGCGTTGCTTCCTGACCAAAACGCCGGCGATGTGTTCGTGCACTTTTTCGGCAGATTAGCGGGAACAGTAGCGGGTCCTGCTCTGCTCGCTTTGCGCAGCGGTGCTCCTCTGTTGCCGGTGTTCTGTACGCGCCAGCCGGATAATACCTATCTGTTCGAGATGTTGCCCCCGCTCGTGGTGCAGCCCTCGGAGGACAAGGAGCGCGACGTGACCGAGACGATGGCGCGTATTACCGCACTCATCGAGCAACAGGTGCGCAAACACCCCTCGCAATGGCTGTGGTTGCACAATCGCTGGAAAACGCGCCCGCCGGAGGAGGTCTATGCGACAAGCGCCGCGCGTTGA
- a CDS encoding heme ABC exporter ATP-binding protein CcmA, with product MGWQIELRRVSKVFDERSVLRNISATVTAPGAWTILGPNGSGKSTLLRIIAGLLTPTEGEVLYLYNGERLSAHQRRQAVGMVAPDIALYRPLTAMENLRFYARARGLSVRDSDLLEWLERVRLRQRAHDPIATFSTGMTQRLKVLTALVHRPPVLLLDEPGSNLDQAGMEFIRETVQEQAKHGIVLIATNDSRELGYGEPLLQLGA from the coding sequence ATGGGATGGCAAATCGAGCTCCGGCGGGTGAGCAAAGTTTTTGATGAGCGTAGCGTGCTACGCAATATATCGGCGACGGTGACCGCCCCCGGGGCGTGGACGATACTGGGACCCAACGGCAGTGGCAAAAGCACCCTGCTGCGTATCATCGCAGGGTTACTGACGCCCACAGAGGGCGAGGTGTTGTACCTTTACAATGGAGAACGCTTAAGCGCACACCAGCGAAGGCAGGCGGTGGGTATGGTCGCACCCGACATCGCCCTGTATCGCCCGTTGACCGCAATGGAGAACCTGCGGTTCTATGCGAGGGCGCGCGGGCTGAGCGTACGGGATAGCGACCTGCTGGAGTGGCTGGAGCGGGTGCGCCTCCGCCAGCGTGCGCACGACCCGATAGCCACCTTCTCCACCGGCATGACACAAAGGCTGAAGGTACTGACTGCGCTGGTGCATCGCCCGCCTGTGTTGTTGCTAGATGAGCCGGGCAGTAACCTGGACCAGGCGGGGATGGAGTTCATTCGCGAGACGGTACAGGAACAGGCAAAACATGGCATCGTTCTCATCGCCACCAACGACAGTCGAGAGCTGGGCTACGGAGAACCGCTCCTCCAGCTGGGCGCGTGA